One genomic segment of Panicum virgatum strain AP13 chromosome 2N, P.virgatum_v5, whole genome shotgun sequence includes these proteins:
- the LOC120662264 gene encoding DNA replication complex GINS protein PSF2-like, with protein sequence MAGQSDPHLSIFSPSEVEFVAEDEIVDIVPNIRMDALNMICGDFGPFYPQVPTKVPLWLAVALKKRGKCTIRTPDWMTVDRLTQVLEAERESSREFQPLPFHYIEISKLLFDHARDDISDAYLVRSLIEDIRDVRFHKVETGLETISGRTHAVKLKNLSAMEVNIVRPFMVRTLQAFYKHDSPQMIQQADTTGSRPTPVTDRGPRRDLRRR encoded by the exons ATGGCCGGGCAGTCCGACCCGCACCTCTCCATCTTCTCGCCCTCCGAG GTGGAGTTCGTGGCGGAGGATGAGATCGTCGACATCGTCCCCAACATTCGCATGGACGCCCTCAACATGATCTGC GGGGACTTCGGGCCCTTCTACCCGCAAGTCCCGACCAAGGTGCCGCTCTGGCTCGCTGTCGCGCTCAAGAAGCGTGGCAAGTGCACCATCCGCACCCCGGACTGGATGACTGTTG ACCGTTTGACACAGGTACTGGAAGCAGAAAGAGAGTCCTCTCGAGAATTCCAGCCATTACCATTCCACTATATTGAGATTTCTAAGCTGCTGTTTGATCA TGCACGTGATGACATCTCAGATGCATACTTG GTGAGATCTTTGATTGAGGACATCAGAGATGTCAGATTCCACAAGGTTGAGACTGGATTAGAGACAATATCTGGACGCACTCATGCTGTAAAG CTCAAAAATCTGTCTGCAATGGAAGTGAACATTGTCCGTCCTTTCATGGTGAGAACTTTGCAGGCATTCTATAAGCATGATAGTCCACAGATGATTCAGCAAGCAGATACTACAGGGAGCAGGCCAACACCAGTTACAGACCGTGGTCCAAGA AGAGATCTAAGACGCAGGTAG
- the LOC120662261 gene encoding uncharacterized protein LOC120662261 isoform X1 — protein MFAKRLFHKALHHHHQGEGGASPAAPGDVPQMDAQIALHYGVPYTASLLAFDPVQRLLAVGTLDGRIKIFGGDNIEGILISPKSVPYKFLQFIINQGLLVAISNENEIQVWNLEFRQLFYSSQWDVNITAFAAIEGSFLMYLGDENGLLSVLKYEVDDGKLQRMPYNVPIQSLTERAGISLQDPQPIVGILIQPDTFGTRLLIAYEKGLLVLWDVSDSNAISVRGYGDLHMKGQISGAQRDADEDQLNNAIDDSDEEREICSLCWASRGGSIVAVGYITGDILLWDMNTRPPRKDKQMDVSSNVVKLQLASGSRRLPVIVLHWSAGSAIHSNKGGHLFVYGGDDMGSEEVLTVLSLESTAGLESVRCMSRMDLKLDGSFADMILIPDTGVPDKSRTSALFILTNPGQLNFYADGSLFSVQNTKEGNALPEAQKFPVAIPITDPNITVTNLCSLTERELSNISLKKFCARQNAGPFILGNMKWPLTGGVPSEMSLNEDHAVERLYIAGYQDGSVRIWDATFPVLMPMFVLDGKVADINLDGANASVSSLAFCSLNMTLAVGTTSGLVCIYKLREHSGGSSFHFVSELKQEVHVVHHGKGFHCYVAFLASNCPVRSLLFTASGEVLATGYQNGQVAMFDLSQLSILFTVDCASGTNSPVVSLGIYSVTTSDAKADESEKETPQKARLLRDFLFSLTKDGRVTVLDCTPGVMMNSHILDQKQSSAISMYVIDGASDEKQTQLSEDTIGSQGQTGKEGNDVDNKQAPGVGKHLKNASHLSQNGGSDSLLVCCEDVLLLLSVASLIQGKNKYLNKLKLAKPCCWSAVLKNMDGKICGLILAYQTGTIELRSVPDLAIVADSSLMSILRWSYKAGMDKSMSSSNGQITLVNGSEFAIISLIASENDFRIPESLPCLHDKVLAAAAEAAISFSTEQRTKQNPAAGILGGIIKGMKGKAEESAKMRESFTVRTPHEHLESFFLKDSFVEPSIPNLDDPIEELSIDDVEIDDEVPAPAPASSSTSHRNNRTTEEREKLFEGSSHVGKPRMRTPQEILTKYKFGGDAAAAAAHAKDKLMQRQEKLERISQQTAELQNGAENFASLAQELAKTMENKKWWKL, from the exons ATGTTCGCCAAGCGCCTCTTCCACAAGGcactccaccaccaccatcag ggagagggaggagcatcaccagctgcacctgggGACGTGCCCCAAATGGACGCGCAGATCGCGCTTCACTACGGGGTGCCCTACACGGCCTCACTACTCGCCTTCGATCCCGTCCagcgcctcctcgccgtcggAACGCT GGATGGTAGGATAAAAATATTTGGAGGTGATAACATTGAAGGCATTCTTATATCACCAAAGAGTGTGCCGTACAAATTCTTGCAG TTTATAATAAACCAGGGGCTTCTGGTTGCAATTTCTAATGAAAATGAAATCCAG GTATGGAATCTTGAGTTCAGGCAACTGTTTTATTCATCCCAGTGGGATGTCAACATTACTGCTTTTGCAGCCATAGAGGGGTCCTTTCTGAT GTACCTTGGAGATGAGAATGGTCTTCTTTCTGTATTGAAGTATGAGGTAGATGATGGGAAGCTTCAAAGAATGCCATATAATGTTCCTATCCAGTCCTTAACCG AAAGAGCTGGTATTTCCTTACAGGATCCTCAACCTATTGTTGGAATACTGATCCAACCTGACACTTTTGGGACAAG GTTGCTAATTGCGTATGAGAAAGGGTTGCTGGTTCTTTGGGATGTATCTGATAGCAATGCAATTTCTGTTAGAGGCTATGGGGATTTACACATGAAGGGTCAAATCAGTGGTGCACAGAGGGATGCTGATGAAGATCAATTGAACAATGCTATTGATGACAGTGACGAAGAAAGAGAAATTTGCTCTCTTTGTTGGGCATCAAGAGGGGGCTCAATCGTTGCTGTTGGCTATATAACAGGAGACATACTTCTATGGGATATGAATACAAGACCCCCCAGGAAAGACAAGCAAATGGATGTTTCATCTAATGTTGTTAAGCTGCAGCTGGCTTCAGGGAGTCGTAGGCTTCCTGTCATTGTATTGCATTGGTCTGCTGGGTCAGCAATTCATTCTAATAAAGGAGGGCATCTTTTTGTATATGGTGGTGATGATATGGGATCTGAAGAAGTTCTCACG GTTCTCAGCCTGGAGTCAACTGCTGGATTAGAATCAGTAAGATGCATGTCAAGGATGGACCTCAAACTTGACGGATCCTTCGCTGATATGATTCTTATTCCTGATACTGGGGTTCCTGATAAAAGCAGAACTTCTGCACTTTTCATTTTGACAAATCCTGGACAACTGAATTTTTATGCTGATGGTTCTCTATTTTCTGTGCAAAATACAAAAGAGGGAAATGCTCTGCCTGAAGCACAAAAATTTCCAGTTGCCATTCCTATCACTGATCCCAACATAACAGTCACAAATCTTTGTTCACTAACTGAAAGAGAGCTTTCAAATATTTCACTGAAG AAATTTTGTGCTAGGCAGAATGCTGGACCTTTCATATTAGGGAACATGAAATGGCCTTTGACTGGTGGGGTTCCAAGTGAGATGTCTCTGAACGAGGATCATGCTGTTGAAAGACTATACATTGCAGGCTATCAAGATGGTTCTGTGAGAATATGGGATGCAACGTTTCCTGTTCTGATGCCAATGTTTGTCTTGGATGGAAAG GTGGCTGATATTAATTTGGACGGGGCAAATGCTTCTGTATCATCTCTGGCCTTTTGTTCATTAAACATGACTTTGGCTGTTGGGACAACAAGTGGTCTG GTATGCATCTATAAACTTCGTGAGCACTCTGGGGGTTCAAGCTTTCACTTTGTGAGTGAATTGAAGCAAGAAG TTCATGTTGTTCATCATGGGAAAGGATTCCATTGTTATGTTGCCTTTTTGGCATCAAATTGCCCAGTGCGATCTCTATTATTTACAGCTTCAGGGGAAGTACTTGCCACAGGCTATCAGAATGGCCAG GTGGCAATGTTTGATCTAAGTCAGCTATCAATTCTATTCACTGTAGATTGTGCATCAGGAACAAACTCCCCTGTTGTTTCCTTGGGAATTTACAGTGTTACAACTTCTGATGCAAAAGCAGATGAGTCAGAGAAAGAGACTCCTCAAAAAGCAAGGTTACTCAGAGACTTTCTTTTTTCCTTGACAAAGGATGGCCGTGTTACTGTACTTGACTGCACACCGGGTGTGATGATGAATTCACATATCTTAGATCAGAAGCAATCATCTGCAATTTCCATGTATGTCATAG ATGGAGCTTCAGATGAGAAGCAAACCCAATTATCAGAGGACACAATAGGGAGTCAAGGTCAGACAGGAAAAGAAGGCAATGATGTTGACAATAAACAAGCACCAGGAGTTGGAAAGCACCTGAAAAATGCTTCCCACCTTTCACAAAATGGTGGTTCAGATTCACTTCTTGTCTGCTGTGAGGATGTTTTGCTTTTGTTATCCGTTGCATCATTGATTCAG GGAAAAAACAAGTATCTAAATAAGCTGAAACTTGCAAAACCTTGTTGCTGGTCAGCAGTTTTGAAGAATATGGATGGCAAAATTTGTGGGTTGATATTGGCTTATCAGACTGGCACTATAGAATTGAG GTCTGTGCCAGATCTGGCTATTGTTGCTGATAGCTCCTTGATGTCGATACTGAGATGGAGTTACAAGGCAGGCATGGATAAATCCATGAGCTCCTCAAACGGACAAATTACTCTG GTAAATGGATCTGAATTTGCAATCATCTCTCTCATAGCCTCAGAGAATGACTTCAG GATTCCAGAATCTCTCCCGTGCCTTCATGACAAAGTTCTTGCAGCAGCTGCGGAAGCAGCTATTAGTTTCTCAACTGAGCAGAGAACGAAGCAG AATCCAGCAGCAGGAATCCTTGGTGGCATCATTAAAGGAATGAAAGGCAAGGCTGAAGAAAGTGCAAAAATGAGAGAAAGCTTCACTGTGCGAACACCCCACGAACATTTGGAGTCATTTTTCTTGAAAGATTCATTTGTTGAACCATCAATACCCAATCTTGATGACCCGATAGAAGAACTATCAATTG ATGACGTAGAGATTGATGACGAAGTACCTGCCCCGGCACCAGCATCATCCTCTACATCTCACAGGAACAATAGAACAACAG aggagagagagaagctATTTGAAGGGTCAAGCCATGTTGGTAAACCAAGAATGAGAACTCCGCAGGAAATTCTAACGAAATATAAATTTGGCGGG GATgcggcagcagctgctgctcatGCCAAGGATAAGCTGATGCAGCGGCAGGAGAAACTGGAG AGGATAAGCCAGCAAACTGCGGAGCTTCAGAATGGAGCTGAAAACTTTGCTTCCCTGGCACAGGAGCTTGCAAAAACTATGGAGAAcaagaagtggtggaagctATAA
- the LOC120662261 gene encoding uncharacterized protein LOC120662261 isoform X2 has protein sequence MFAKRLFHKALHHHHQGEGGASPAAPGDVPQMDAQIALHYGVPYTASLLAFDPVQRLLAVGTLDGRIKIFGGDNIEGILISPKSVPYKFLQFIINQGLLVAISNENEIQVWNLEFRQLFYSSQWDVNITAFAAIEGSFLMYLGDENGLLSVLKYEVDDGKLQRMPYNVPIQSLTERAGISLQDPQPIVGILIQPDTFGTRLLIAYEKGLLVLWDVSDSNAISVRGYGDLHMKGQISGAQRDADEDQLNNAIDDSDEEREICSLCWASRGGSIVAVGYITGDILLWDMNTRPPRKDKQMDVSSNVVKLQLASGSRRLPVIVLHWSAGSAIHSNKGGHLFVYGGDDMGSEEVLTVLSLESTAGLESVRCMSRMDLKLDGSFADMILIPDTGVPDKSRTSALFILTNPGQLNFYADGSLFSVQNTKEGNALPEAQKFPVAIPITDPNITVTNLCSLTERELSNISLKKFCARQNAGPFILGNMKWPLTGGVPSEMSLNEDHAVERLYIAGYQDGSVRIWDATFPVLMPMFVLDGKVADINLDGANASVSSLAFCSLNMTLAVGTTSGLVCIYKLREHSGGSSFHFVSELKQEVHVVHHGKGFHCYVAFLASNCPVRSLLFTASGEVLATGYQNGQVAMFDLSQLSILFTVDCASGTNSPVVSLGIYSVTTSDAKADESEKETPQKARLLRDFLFSLTKDGRVTVLDCTPGVMMNSHILDQKQSSAISMYVIDEKQTQLSEDTIGSQGQTGKEGNDVDNKQAPGVGKHLKNASHLSQNGGSDSLLVCCEDVLLLLSVASLIQGKNKYLNKLKLAKPCCWSAVLKNMDGKICGLILAYQTGTIELRSVPDLAIVADSSLMSILRWSYKAGMDKSMSSSNGQITLVNGSEFAIISLIASENDFRIPESLPCLHDKVLAAAAEAAISFSTEQRTKQNPAAGILGGIIKGMKGKAEESAKMRESFTVRTPHEHLESFFLKDSFVEPSIPNLDDPIEELSIDDVEIDDEVPAPAPASSSTSHRNNRTTEEREKLFEGSSHVGKPRMRTPQEILTKYKFGGDAAAAAAHAKDKLMQRQEKLERISQQTAELQNGAENFASLAQELAKTMENKKWWKL, from the exons ATGTTCGCCAAGCGCCTCTTCCACAAGGcactccaccaccaccatcag ggagagggaggagcatcaccagctgcacctgggGACGTGCCCCAAATGGACGCGCAGATCGCGCTTCACTACGGGGTGCCCTACACGGCCTCACTACTCGCCTTCGATCCCGTCCagcgcctcctcgccgtcggAACGCT GGATGGTAGGATAAAAATATTTGGAGGTGATAACATTGAAGGCATTCTTATATCACCAAAGAGTGTGCCGTACAAATTCTTGCAG TTTATAATAAACCAGGGGCTTCTGGTTGCAATTTCTAATGAAAATGAAATCCAG GTATGGAATCTTGAGTTCAGGCAACTGTTTTATTCATCCCAGTGGGATGTCAACATTACTGCTTTTGCAGCCATAGAGGGGTCCTTTCTGAT GTACCTTGGAGATGAGAATGGTCTTCTTTCTGTATTGAAGTATGAGGTAGATGATGGGAAGCTTCAAAGAATGCCATATAATGTTCCTATCCAGTCCTTAACCG AAAGAGCTGGTATTTCCTTACAGGATCCTCAACCTATTGTTGGAATACTGATCCAACCTGACACTTTTGGGACAAG GTTGCTAATTGCGTATGAGAAAGGGTTGCTGGTTCTTTGGGATGTATCTGATAGCAATGCAATTTCTGTTAGAGGCTATGGGGATTTACACATGAAGGGTCAAATCAGTGGTGCACAGAGGGATGCTGATGAAGATCAATTGAACAATGCTATTGATGACAGTGACGAAGAAAGAGAAATTTGCTCTCTTTGTTGGGCATCAAGAGGGGGCTCAATCGTTGCTGTTGGCTATATAACAGGAGACATACTTCTATGGGATATGAATACAAGACCCCCCAGGAAAGACAAGCAAATGGATGTTTCATCTAATGTTGTTAAGCTGCAGCTGGCTTCAGGGAGTCGTAGGCTTCCTGTCATTGTATTGCATTGGTCTGCTGGGTCAGCAATTCATTCTAATAAAGGAGGGCATCTTTTTGTATATGGTGGTGATGATATGGGATCTGAAGAAGTTCTCACG GTTCTCAGCCTGGAGTCAACTGCTGGATTAGAATCAGTAAGATGCATGTCAAGGATGGACCTCAAACTTGACGGATCCTTCGCTGATATGATTCTTATTCCTGATACTGGGGTTCCTGATAAAAGCAGAACTTCTGCACTTTTCATTTTGACAAATCCTGGACAACTGAATTTTTATGCTGATGGTTCTCTATTTTCTGTGCAAAATACAAAAGAGGGAAATGCTCTGCCTGAAGCACAAAAATTTCCAGTTGCCATTCCTATCACTGATCCCAACATAACAGTCACAAATCTTTGTTCACTAACTGAAAGAGAGCTTTCAAATATTTCACTGAAG AAATTTTGTGCTAGGCAGAATGCTGGACCTTTCATATTAGGGAACATGAAATGGCCTTTGACTGGTGGGGTTCCAAGTGAGATGTCTCTGAACGAGGATCATGCTGTTGAAAGACTATACATTGCAGGCTATCAAGATGGTTCTGTGAGAATATGGGATGCAACGTTTCCTGTTCTGATGCCAATGTTTGTCTTGGATGGAAAG GTGGCTGATATTAATTTGGACGGGGCAAATGCTTCTGTATCATCTCTGGCCTTTTGTTCATTAAACATGACTTTGGCTGTTGGGACAACAAGTGGTCTG GTATGCATCTATAAACTTCGTGAGCACTCTGGGGGTTCAAGCTTTCACTTTGTGAGTGAATTGAAGCAAGAAG TTCATGTTGTTCATCATGGGAAAGGATTCCATTGTTATGTTGCCTTTTTGGCATCAAATTGCCCAGTGCGATCTCTATTATTTACAGCTTCAGGGGAAGTACTTGCCACAGGCTATCAGAATGGCCAG GTGGCAATGTTTGATCTAAGTCAGCTATCAATTCTATTCACTGTAGATTGTGCATCAGGAACAAACTCCCCTGTTGTTTCCTTGGGAATTTACAGTGTTACAACTTCTGATGCAAAAGCAGATGAGTCAGAGAAAGAGACTCCTCAAAAAGCAAGGTTACTCAGAGACTTTCTTTTTTCCTTGACAAAGGATGGCCGTGTTACTGTACTTGACTGCACACCGGGTGTGATGATGAATTCACATATCTTAGATCAGAAGCAATCATCTGCAATTTCCATGTATGTCATAG ATGAGAAGCAAACCCAATTATCAGAGGACACAATAGGGAGTCAAGGTCAGACAGGAAAAGAAGGCAATGATGTTGACAATAAACAAGCACCAGGAGTTGGAAAGCACCTGAAAAATGCTTCCCACCTTTCACAAAATGGTGGTTCAGATTCACTTCTTGTCTGCTGTGAGGATGTTTTGCTTTTGTTATCCGTTGCATCATTGATTCAG GGAAAAAACAAGTATCTAAATAAGCTGAAACTTGCAAAACCTTGTTGCTGGTCAGCAGTTTTGAAGAATATGGATGGCAAAATTTGTGGGTTGATATTGGCTTATCAGACTGGCACTATAGAATTGAG GTCTGTGCCAGATCTGGCTATTGTTGCTGATAGCTCCTTGATGTCGATACTGAGATGGAGTTACAAGGCAGGCATGGATAAATCCATGAGCTCCTCAAACGGACAAATTACTCTG GTAAATGGATCTGAATTTGCAATCATCTCTCTCATAGCCTCAGAGAATGACTTCAG GATTCCAGAATCTCTCCCGTGCCTTCATGACAAAGTTCTTGCAGCAGCTGCGGAAGCAGCTATTAGTTTCTCAACTGAGCAGAGAACGAAGCAG AATCCAGCAGCAGGAATCCTTGGTGGCATCATTAAAGGAATGAAAGGCAAGGCTGAAGAAAGTGCAAAAATGAGAGAAAGCTTCACTGTGCGAACACCCCACGAACATTTGGAGTCATTTTTCTTGAAAGATTCATTTGTTGAACCATCAATACCCAATCTTGATGACCCGATAGAAGAACTATCAATTG ATGACGTAGAGATTGATGACGAAGTACCTGCCCCGGCACCAGCATCATCCTCTACATCTCACAGGAACAATAGAACAACAG aggagagagagaagctATTTGAAGGGTCAAGCCATGTTGGTAAACCAAGAATGAGAACTCCGCAGGAAATTCTAACGAAATATAAATTTGGCGGG GATgcggcagcagctgctgctcatGCCAAGGATAAGCTGATGCAGCGGCAGGAGAAACTGGAG AGGATAAGCCAGCAAACTGCGGAGCTTCAGAATGGAGCTGAAAACTTTGCTTCCCTGGCACAGGAGCTTGCAAAAACTATGGAGAAcaagaagtggtggaagctATAA